In one window of Pseudomonas sp. IAC-BECa141 DNA:
- a CDS encoding acyltransferase family protein, which yields MSGKRIMDIEVLRAVAVLGVLFHHLQGSLFTDPVPLLERIHAVAQPWWGVDLFFAISGFVIARSLIPALRGCSNRQEYWEQTRNFWLRRVFRLLPSAWLWLALMLLACVFLNRSGAFGTWSANVQATLAGVLQYANFRFADAFFHYEYGSSFVYWSLALEEQFYLLFPLLILLCRKRLVWALLALVAVQLFTVRTPLLMVIRTDALALGVLLAIGSVQPGYRRWEPVFLRRPWAGLSALIGLGALLSFMATDRFTFAGYRIGSIAVLSAVLVWIASYDRNYLLPAGGLQRLMAWIGSRSYGIYLIHIPAYQLVREMTFRLQSAGLPSPAGHPIVTLLIAGGLIVLLSELNYRFIEMPMRNRGATLVKRLGTSRTVVSSSGATSC from the coding sequence ATGAGCGGCAAACGGATCATGGACATCGAAGTCTTGCGAGCTGTCGCGGTACTCGGCGTGTTGTTTCATCACTTGCAGGGCAGCCTGTTCACCGACCCGGTACCGCTGCTTGAAAGGATCCATGCCGTAGCGCAACCGTGGTGGGGCGTCGACCTGTTTTTTGCCATCTCCGGGTTTGTTATCGCCCGCAGCCTGATCCCGGCGCTGCGCGGTTGCAGCAATCGCCAGGAATACTGGGAGCAGACGCGCAATTTCTGGCTGCGCCGGGTCTTTCGCCTCTTGCCGTCGGCCTGGCTGTGGCTGGCGCTGATGCTGCTGGCGTGTGTGTTTCTCAACCGTTCGGGGGCATTCGGCACATGGTCGGCCAACGTTCAGGCCACCCTGGCAGGCGTGCTTCAGTACGCCAACTTCCGCTTTGCCGATGCGTTCTTTCATTACGAATACGGCAGCAGTTTCGTCTACTGGAGTCTGGCGCTGGAGGAGCAGTTCTACCTGTTGTTTCCGCTATTGATCCTGCTGTGCCGCAAGCGTCTGGTGTGGGCATTGCTGGCACTTGTAGCGGTGCAATTGTTCACCGTGCGTACGCCACTGCTGATGGTGATCCGTACCGACGCGCTGGCGCTGGGTGTGCTGTTGGCGATAGGGAGCGTGCAGCCGGGTTACCGCCGTTGGGAGCCCGTATTCCTGCGTCGGCCATGGGCCGGATTGTCCGCGCTGATCGGTCTCGGAGCGCTGCTGAGCTTCATGGCTACCGACCGTTTCACCTTTGCCGGTTACCGCATCGGGTCTATCGCCGTGCTCAGCGCCGTGCTGGTGTGGATCGCCTCGTACGATCGCAATTACCTGTTGCCGGCCGGTGGCCTGCAACGGCTGATGGCATGGATCGGCAGCCGCTCCTACGGCATTTACCTGATCCACATCCCGGCCTATCAACTGGTGCGGGAAATGACCTTCCGTTTGCAGAGCGCCGGTCTGCCGAGCCCGGCAGGGCATCCGATTGTGACGCTGCTGATCGCCGGTGGCCTGATCGTTCTGCTCAGCGAACTCAACTACCGCTTTATCGAAATGCCCATGCGCAATCGAGGCGCCACGCTGGTGAAACGCCTCGGCACTTCGCGAACCGTCGTCTCGTCCTCTGGAGCCACCTCATGCTGA
- the hflK gene encoding protease modulator HflK, whose translation MQVDLDEGTPVTAMPRFQQAATQGRRLRRLAIGLGVLAGAGWGLAFFVGLFAPQSLWPALLVNQSAALLVLVAGLQSAWWVTRWRARVINPVVPVTAAEEPAPEGWYERLLDRMSQRSLHLLRQIGAATLWLGGWSVLVLLSIEQIWNLALPAAGVGLSATVGAAIALLLAFALLVLERQLAQENPAQWPEAGALAQLTRVAIISLVLGALCLLFASESAIWPVRLAVLIGILPGLVALELLLRALLSLFSPRREQLEPALLARSFVADLLRWPPQPLLALQHELHNRFGIDLRQIWAFSYMRRAFLPVLLLVAAVGWLLTGLHEIPLQSRGIYERFGKPVQVFGPGLHAGLPWPLGRVLNVENGVVHELATSVGENPTPAQLDPAEGPAPLTANRLWDASHVNDKSQVIASSRGDQQSFQIVNMDVRFVYRIGLSDQAALAATYNSADVPMLIRSTASRILVHDFASRTLDGLLGEDRTGLAEEIGRAVQSDLQKLDSGVEILATVVEAIHPPAGAANAYHSVQAAQIGAQALISRERGAAAEASNQAQLQASLARDQASANAHEINATAQAADLKFSAEQKAYASAGQAFVLEQYLSQLSQGLSKAKLLVLDHRLGGSSNAPTIDLRTFTLPADPARTTAQPGATH comes from the coding sequence ATGCAAGTCGATCTGGATGAAGGCACGCCGGTGACCGCGATGCCGCGCTTTCAGCAAGCGGCGACGCAGGGCCGGCGTTTGCGTCGCCTGGCGATCGGTCTGGGCGTGTTGGCCGGGGCGGGATGGGGGCTGGCGTTTTTCGTCGGCCTGTTTGCGCCGCAATCGCTGTGGCCCGCATTGCTGGTCAATCAGAGCGCGGCGTTGCTGGTGCTGGTGGCCGGGTTGCAATCGGCGTGGTGGGTGACGCGCTGGCGGGCGCGGGTGATCAATCCCGTCGTGCCGGTGACGGCTGCTGAGGAACCAGCGCCGGAAGGCTGGTACGAGCGCCTGCTGGATCGCATGAGCCAGCGCAGTCTGCACCTGCTCAGGCAGATTGGCGCGGCCACATTGTGGTTGGGCGGGTGGTCGGTGCTGGTGCTGTTGAGCATCGAGCAAATATGGAATCTGGCGTTGCCGGCGGCGGGTGTGGGCTTGTCTGCCACGGTTGGCGCGGCCATCGCTTTGCTGCTGGCATTCGCTCTGCTGGTGCTGGAGCGGCAACTGGCTCAGGAAAACCCGGCGCAATGGCCCGAGGCTGGAGCGCTGGCGCAACTGACGCGAGTGGCGATCATCAGTCTGGTGTTGGGCGCGTTGTGCCTGCTTTTCGCCAGTGAGAGTGCAATCTGGCCGGTGCGTCTGGCAGTGTTGATCGGCATTCTGCCGGGACTGGTTGCCCTGGAATTACTGCTGCGTGCGCTGCTGTCGCTGTTCAGCCCGCGCCGCGAACAACTCGAGCCGGCATTGCTGGCGCGCAGTTTCGTCGCCGATTTGCTGCGCTGGCCGCCACAACCGTTGCTCGCATTGCAGCACGAATTGCACAACCGTTTCGGCATCGATCTGCGTCAGATCTGGGCCTTCAGTTACATGCGTCGCGCCTTCTTGCCGGTGTTGCTGCTGGTGGCAGCGGTGGGCTGGCTGCTCACCGGCCTTCACGAAATTCCGCTGCAAAGCCGTGGCATCTACGAGCGCTTCGGCAAACCGGTGCAGGTTTTCGGTCCGGGTTTGCACGCCGGTTTACCCTGGCCGCTGGGGCGCGTGCTGAATGTTGAAAATGGTGTTGTGCACGAACTGGCGACCAGCGTCGGCGAGAACCCGACGCCCGCGCAGTTGGATCCGGCAGAAGGGCCGGCGCCTCTGACCGCGAATCGTTTGTGGGACGCCAGCCATGTCAACGACAAGTCTCAGGTTATCGCCAGCAGCCGTGGCGATCAGCAGAGCTTTCAGATCGTCAACATGGATGTGCGCTTCGTCTACCGCATCGGCCTGAGCGATCAAGCCGCGCTGGCCGCCACCTACAACAGCGCCGATGTGCCGATGCTGATCCGCAGCACCGCCAGCCGGATTCTGGTGCATGACTTTGCCTCGCGTACTCTCGACGGATTGCTTGGCGAGGACAGGACCGGGCTCGCCGAAGAAATCGGCCGCGCCGTGCAAAGCGATCTGCAGAAACTCGACAGCGGCGTGGAAATTCTCGCCACGGTGGTCGAAGCGATCCACCCGCCGGCAGGGGCGGCCAATGCCTATCACAGTGTGCAAGCGGCACAGATCGGCGCTCAGGCATTGATCTCCCGCGAGCGCGGCGCTGCTGCCGAAGCGAGTAACCAGGCGCAGTTGCAGGCCAGTCTCGCTCGGGATCAGGCCAGTGCCAACGCCCACGAAATCAATGCCACGGCCCAGGCGGCGGACCTGAAATTCAGCGCCGAACAAAAGGCCTACGCCAGCGCCGGCCAAGCCTTCGTGCTGGAGCAATACCTCAGCCAACTCAGCCAGGGTTTGAGCAAAGCCAAACTGTTGGTACTCGACCATCGCTTGGGCGGCAGCAGTAATGCGCCGACCATCGATCTGCGTACGTTCACGCTGCCGGCAGACCCGGCGCGCACCACCGCTCAGCCAGGAGCCACCCATTGA
- a CDS encoding class I SAM-dependent methyltransferase has translation MIRALLRRLRPVARSVPDSSPVAAPEPLAASVSPRDVGLRDAMLDGWFHGDSGELLKGFVIDAGDTLLDVGCGEGVATLFAVRQGASVIFTDSEHDKVRDLARQVEAQSRKASLGLVSNSLPLPLSDGCASKVVCMEVLEHIDQPEPFMAELVRMGRPGALYLLSVPAPVGEHLQQGIAPAGYYQSPNHVQIFTPERFAALVEDAGLVIEHRQATGFFWVMGMIFFWASERAAGRDLDGAVRDRIQAPYPPLMESWARTWQDLLAQPDGLAIKQMLDRFMPKSQVIIARKPIDTGRVS, from the coding sequence ATGATCCGCGCATTGCTGAGGCGTTTGCGTCCGGTTGCGCGATCGGTGCCGGACTCTTCGCCGGTTGCTGCGCCTGAACCGCTGGCCGCCAGTGTTTCGCCGCGAGACGTCGGCCTGCGCGATGCCATGCTCGACGGCTGGTTTCACGGCGACAGTGGCGAGCTGCTCAAGGGCTTTGTCATCGATGCCGGCGACACTTTGCTCGATGTGGGTTGTGGCGAGGGCGTGGCGACATTGTTCGCCGTGCGCCAAGGCGCCTCGGTGATCTTCACCGACAGCGAGCACGACAAGGTGCGCGACCTCGCCCGGCAAGTCGAAGCGCAGAGCCGCAAGGCCAGCCTCGGTCTGGTCAGCAACAGTCTGCCACTGCCGTTGAGCGACGGCTGTGCGAGCAAGGTCGTGTGCATGGAAGTGCTGGAGCACATCGACCAGCCCGAGCCGTTCATGGCCGAACTGGTGCGCATGGGCCGTCCCGGCGCGTTGTATCTGCTCAGTGTGCCGGCACCGGTAGGCGAGCATTTGCAGCAAGGCATCGCTCCGGCGGGTTATTACCAGTCACCCAATCATGTGCAGATCTTCACCCCGGAGCGCTTCGCGGCCCTGGTGGAGGATGCCGGTCTGGTGATCGAGCATCGTCAGGCCACGGGTTTTTTCTGGGTGATGGGCATGATCTTTTTCTGGGCCAGCGAACGGGCTGCCGGACGTGACCTCGACGGTGCCGTGCGCGACCGGATCCAGGCACCGTATCCACCGTTGATGGAGAGTTGGGCCAGGACCTGGCAGGACTTGCTGGCGCAGCCCGATGGATTGGCGATCAAACAGATGCTCGACCGGTTCATGCCCAAGAGTCAGGTGATCATCGCCCGCAAACCGATTGATACAGGACGTGTGTCATGA
- a CDS encoding glycosyltransferase, whose amino-acid sequence MLIIIHSETNQHTIAQNLGRSEYSYYFVLKEYRPVLERLGRVVEVVDPVREVDALYLECLSRGEPCVFLSFSPPHRTPIHLACPTLPVFAWEFSTIPNEPFDNEPRNDWRMVLQACGAALTHSSYTVNAVREAMGADYPIVAVPAPVWDRFAARGTQPQGQPSTGPVRLTIKGLVADSRQLNLDAFGPKHLRRGEGIDFQAPVREQELLLDGVVYTSVFNPGDGRKNWEDMLSAFCVTFRDIEDATLVLKLTHHDAEEALGDILHHLYKNQSYRCRIVLIYGYLADADYERLVQATRYVVNTSYGEGQCLPLMEFMSCGKPAVAPRTTAMIDYLSTDNAFLVESTDELTAWPHDPRKAFRTLRYMINWASVCVAYRNSYEVAKNDPGRYAQMSAQAVSSLQAFCSQAVAEQRLRDFLAQVQESRAVAATEATGT is encoded by the coding sequence ATGCTGATCATCATTCACTCGGAAACCAACCAGCACACCATCGCGCAGAACCTGGGGCGGTCGGAGTACAGCTATTACTTCGTGCTCAAGGAATACCGACCGGTGCTCGAACGCCTTGGGCGTGTGGTGGAAGTCGTCGACCCGGTGCGCGAAGTCGATGCGCTGTATCTGGAATGCCTGTCCCGTGGCGAGCCGTGCGTGTTTCTGTCGTTCTCGCCGCCGCACCGCACGCCGATTCATCTGGCATGCCCGACGCTGCCGGTGTTCGCCTGGGAATTCAGCACCATTCCCAACGAACCCTTCGACAACGAGCCGCGCAATGACTGGCGCATGGTGCTCCAGGCCTGTGGTGCGGCGCTCACTCATTCCAGCTACACGGTCAATGCGGTGCGCGAAGCCATGGGTGCCGATTACCCGATTGTCGCGGTGCCGGCGCCGGTGTGGGATCGCTTCGCGGCCCGCGGCACGCAGCCTCAGGGGCAGCCCTCGACAGGACCGGTTCGACTGACGATCAAGGGTTTGGTCGCCGACAGTCGTCAGCTCAATCTCGACGCGTTCGGCCCGAAACACTTGCGCCGTGGCGAGGGCATCGATTTCCAGGCGCCGGTGCGCGAGCAGGAGCTGCTGCTGGACGGTGTCGTCTACACATCGGTGTTCAATCCCGGTGACGGACGCAAGAACTGGGAAGACATGCTCAGTGCATTCTGCGTGACGTTCCGCGACATCGAAGACGCGACGCTGGTGCTCAAGCTCACGCATCACGATGCCGAAGAGGCGCTCGGCGACATTCTTCATCACCTGTACAAAAACCAGTCCTACCGCTGCCGCATCGTGCTGATTTATGGCTACCTCGCGGACGCGGACTACGAGCGTCTGGTGCAGGCCACCCGTTACGTGGTGAATACTTCCTACGGCGAGGGCCAGTGCCTGCCGCTGATGGAATTCATGTCCTGCGGCAAACCAGCGGTGGCGCCGCGCACCACGGCAATGATCGATTACCTGAGCACCGACAACGCGTTTCTGGTCGAGTCCACCGATGAACTCACCGCCTGGCCTCACGATCCGCGCAAGGCGTTCCGCACATTGCGCTACATGATCAACTGGGCGTCGGTCTGTGTGGCCTATCGCAACAGCTATGAGGTGGCGAAGAACGATCCCGGGCGTTATGCGCAAATGTCGGCGCAGGCCGTTTCCAGTCTCCAGGCGTTCTGCAGTCAGGCGGTGGCCGAGCAGCGTTTGCGTGATTTCCTTGCTCAAGTGCAGGAATCTCGCGCTGTCGCTGCAACGGAAGCCACAGGCACATGA
- the lpdA gene encoding dihydrolipoyl dehydrogenase produces the protein MSNYDVVILGGGPGGYNAAIRAGQLGLKAACVEGRATLGGTCLNVGCMPSKTLLHASELYEAALGAEFANLGIEVKPTLNLAQMMKQKDESVSGLTKGIEFLFRKNKVDWIKGWGHIDGPGKVSVTGDQGSRIELTAKDIVIATGSEPTPLPGVEIDNKRILDSTGALSLNEVPKHLVVIGAGVIGLELGSVWRRLGAQVTVVEYLDRICPGVDGEAGKTLQRSLSKQGISFKLSSKVTSATSSATGVQLSVEPAAGGSAEILEADYVLVAIGRRPYTQGLGLENVGLSTDKRGMLANKQHRTEAPGVWVIGDVTSGPMLAHKAEDEAMACIEQIVGKAGEVNYDLIPNVIYTRPELASVGKTEEQLKAEGRAYKVGKFPFTANSRAKINHETEGFAKVIADERTDEVLGVHLVGPSVSEMIGEFCVAMEFSASAEDIALTCHPHPTRSEALRQAAMNVEGMATQM, from the coding sequence ATGAGCAACTATGACGTGGTGATTCTGGGCGGCGGCCCCGGCGGTTATAACGCAGCGATCCGCGCCGGCCAGCTGGGCCTCAAGGCCGCGTGTGTCGAGGGCCGCGCCACGCTGGGCGGCACCTGCCTGAACGTCGGCTGCATGCCGTCAAAGACGCTTTTGCACGCGTCCGAGCTGTACGAAGCGGCGCTGGGTGCGGAGTTCGCCAACCTCGGCATCGAGGTCAAACCCACGCTCAACCTTGCGCAAATGATGAAGCAGAAAGACGAAAGCGTGAGCGGCCTGACCAAAGGCATCGAATTTCTGTTCCGCAAAAACAAAGTCGACTGGATCAAGGGCTGGGGCCATATCGACGGCCCCGGAAAAGTCAGCGTGACCGGCGATCAGGGCAGCCGGATCGAGCTCACCGCCAAGGACATCGTCATCGCCACCGGCTCCGAGCCCACTCCCCTGCCCGGTGTGGAGATCGACAATAAGCGCATCCTCGACTCAACCGGCGCGCTGTCCCTGAATGAAGTACCCAAACATCTGGTAGTGATCGGCGCGGGCGTGATCGGCCTCGAACTTGGCTCGGTCTGGCGCCGGCTCGGCGCGCAGGTAACCGTGGTGGAATACTTAGACCGCATCTGCCCCGGCGTCGACGGCGAAGCCGGCAAAACCCTGCAACGCTCGCTGAGCAAACAGGGCATCAGCTTCAAGTTGAGCTCGAAAGTGACCAGCGCCACCTCCTCGGCCACTGGCGTACAGCTCAGCGTCGAACCCGCCGCTGGCGGCAGCGCGGAAATCCTCGAAGCCGATTACGTGCTGGTGGCCATCGGTCGGCGTCCGTACACCCAGGGCCTGGGCCTGGAAAATGTCGGCCTGAGCACCGACAAACGCGGCATGCTCGCCAATAAACAGCATCGCACCGAAGCACCCGGCGTGTGGGTGATTGGCGACGTGACGTCCGGGCCGATGCTCGCGCACAAGGCCGAAGACGAAGCCATGGCCTGCATCGAGCAGATCGTCGGCAAGGCCGGCGAGGTCAATTACGACCTGATTCCCAACGTGATCTACACCCGCCCGGAACTGGCCAGCGTCGGCAAGACCGAAGAGCAACTGAAGGCCGAAGGCCGGGCGTACAAGGTCGGCAAATTCCCGTTCACCGCCAATAGCCGGGCGAAGATCAATCACGAGACCGAGGGCTTTGCCAAGGTCATCGCCGATGAGCGCACCGACGAAGTCCTCGGCGTGCATCTGGTCGGGCCGAGCGTCAGTGAAATGATCGGTGAGTTCTGCGTGGCCATGGAATTCAGCGCCTCGGCCGAAGACATCGCGCTGACCTGTCACCCGCATCCAACCCGCTCCGAAGCGTTGCGTCAGGCGGCAATGAATGTCGAGGGGATGGCGACGCAGATGTAA
- a CDS encoding class I SAM-dependent methyltransferase, which produces MLSLLKKLTAAPAPVQAVAPVADKVDPYMLGLHDAMLSGWFNQETGELFKDFPVTADDTLLDVGCGDGGNVHFCGMRGAKIIIADIDGAKVEATRKRLSDTPARGVECHVTDCNPLPIADGTATRVVSTEVIEHVDDPAQFLAELVRVGQSGALYLLSVPHPSSEDLQKDIAAPEYFQKPNHIRIISEEQFKAMVSEAGLEIISHSQYGFYWSMWMLLFWEAKVEFSNPDHPLLNHWAETWQAVLDSPRGAQIKQALDAVVAKSQVIIARKP; this is translated from the coding sequence ATGCTGAGCCTTTTGAAAAAACTCACGGCGGCTCCGGCCCCCGTACAAGCTGTCGCACCGGTCGCCGACAAGGTAGACCCATATATGCTCGGCCTGCACGATGCGATGCTCAGCGGCTGGTTCAATCAGGAAACCGGTGAGCTGTTCAAAGACTTTCCGGTGACCGCCGACGACACCTTGCTGGACGTTGGCTGCGGAGACGGTGGCAACGTGCATTTCTGCGGCATGCGCGGGGCGAAGATCATCATTGCCGACATCGACGGCGCCAAGGTCGAAGCGACCCGTAAGCGCCTGAGCGATACGCCGGCGCGTGGCGTCGAATGCCATGTGACCGATTGCAATCCGCTGCCGATCGCCGATGGCACCGCCACTCGCGTGGTGTCCACTGAAGTCATCGAGCACGTCGACGACCCGGCGCAGTTCCTTGCCGAACTGGTGCGGGTCGGCCAGTCGGGCGCGCTGTATTTGCTCAGCGTGCCGCACCCCAGCTCCGAGGACCTGCAAAAGGACATCGCCGCACCGGAGTATTTCCAGAAGCCCAACCACATTCGCATCATCAGTGAGGAACAGTTCAAGGCGATGGTCAGCGAGGCGGGGCTCGAGATCATCAGTCACAGCCAGTACGGCTTTTACTGGTCGATGTGGATGTTGCTGTTCTGGGAAGCCAAGGTCGAATTCAGCAATCCGGATCATCCGCTGCTCAATCACTGGGCCGAGACCTGGCAAGCGGTGCTGGACTCGCCGCGCGGCGCGCAGATCAAGCAGGCGCTGGATGCGGTGGTGGCCAAGAGTCAGGTCATCATCGCCCGCAAGCCCTGA
- a CDS encoding Lrp/AsnC family transcriptional regulator → MKLDAFDRKILAALQRDGRLSNVQLADEIGLSASPCLRRVRMLEEAGVIRGYQANLDRDEVGLGLTVFVGVKVERHNDEQAEAFHRAVTALPEVISAFLVSGESDFLLQVVVPDLRAYDRFLTGCLLKLPGVSDIRSNFAIHTVKTPGALPLGHLPS, encoded by the coding sequence ATGAAACTGGATGCCTTCGACCGCAAGATTCTCGCCGCGCTGCAACGGGACGGGCGCCTTAGCAATGTGCAGCTGGCTGATGAAATCGGTCTGTCGGCATCGCCGTGCCTGCGCCGGGTGCGCATGCTCGAAGAGGCCGGAGTCATTCGCGGTTATCAGGCCAATCTGGATCGTGATGAAGTGGGGTTGGGGCTGACGGTGTTTGTCGGGGTCAAGGTCGAGCGCCACAACGATGAACAGGCTGAGGCGTTCCACCGGGCGGTGACGGCGTTGCCGGAGGTGATTTCGGCGTTCCTGGTGTCCGGAGAATCAGACTTTCTGCTGCAAGTGGTGGTGCCGGACCTGCGCGCTTATGACCGCTTCCTCACCGGATGTCTGTTGAAGCTGCCGGGGGTGAGCGATATCCGCAGCAATTTTGCGATCCACACAGTGAAGACGCCCGGCGCGTTACCGCTGGGGCATCTGCCGTCCTGA
- a CDS encoding DUF3142 domain-containing protein — MRFIIGCSAVVAVLLLCACERQDAAPLDQQLYVWQRQWTPAHEPALNDSRSDFSTLRVLALQAFPNAGWSRARIDTALLKRDARPLIAVIRLDGQLKALDPQAVTAQILQVLADWQGQGLNLSGVEIDHDAGSARLPAYIEFLTHLRGALPASLPLSITALPAWLDSPQLPALLTTVDSSVLQVHAVSDPRHGLFDPEQAQRWAKAWARVTNKPFYLALPAYGVALLANTDGAPVVESEVPLERGGQRRELLADPQQLGRLAKALREDRPAHLAGLIWFRLPLANDRRAWSLSTLRAVARGDALNSQLGLVFTEQNDVNDITLRNVGNLDSTWPARITIKARGCEGADALAGYTLQQTADLLTFTRLRDGRLPAGGQRAIGWARCANIDQGGSHVDP; from the coding sequence ATGCGCTTTATCATCGGGTGTTCAGCCGTGGTGGCTGTGTTGTTGCTGTGTGCTTGTGAACGGCAGGACGCAGCGCCGCTCGATCAGCAGCTTTATGTCTGGCAACGGCAATGGACGCCGGCCCATGAACCTGCCCTGAACGACAGTCGCAGTGACTTTTCGACGTTGCGGGTATTGGCGCTGCAGGCTTTCCCGAATGCGGGATGGAGTCGGGCACGAATCGATACCGCACTGCTGAAACGCGATGCCCGGCCGTTGATCGCAGTAATTCGCCTCGACGGCCAGCTCAAGGCGCTCGACCCGCAAGCGGTCACTGCGCAAATCCTTCAAGTACTTGCCGACTGGCAAGGGCAGGGGCTGAACCTGAGCGGCGTCGAGATCGACCATGACGCCGGCAGTGCCCGACTGCCCGCTTACATCGAATTCCTCACTCACTTGCGCGGCGCATTGCCGGCCAGCCTGCCCCTGAGCATCACCGCATTGCCCGCCTGGCTCGACAGCCCGCAATTGCCGGCGCTGTTGACGACCGTCGACAGCAGCGTGTTGCAGGTGCACGCCGTCAGCGATCCGCGTCACGGTCTGTTCGATCCCGAGCAGGCGCAGCGCTGGGCCAAGGCCTGGGCGCGGGTGACCAACAAGCCGTTTTATCTGGCGCTGCCGGCCTACGGCGTGGCGTTGCTGGCGAATACCGATGGCGCCCCGGTGGTGGAAAGTGAAGTGCCGCTCGAACGTGGCGGCCAGCGACGCGAATTGCTGGCCGATCCACAACAGTTGGGCCGGTTGGCCAAAGCATTACGCGAGGATCGCCCGGCGCATCTGGCCGGTCTGATCTGGTTTCGGCTGCCGTTGGCCAACGACCGCAGAGCCTGGAGCCTGAGCACGTTGCGTGCGGTCGCCCGAGGCGATGCGTTGAACAGCCAGCTCGGCTTGGTGTTCACCGAACAGAACGATGTGAATGACATCACCTTGCGTAACGTCGGTAACCTCGACAGCACCTGGCCCGCCCGCATCACCATCAAGGCCCGGGGCTGTGAAGGGGCTGATGCGCTCGCCGGTTACACGTTGCAACAGACGGCGGATCTGCTTACCTTCACCCGCCTGCGCGACGGCCGATTGCCGGCGGGCGGGCAGCGGGCGATCGGTTGGGCACGCTGCGCAAATATTGATCAAGGAGGTTCGCATGTTGACCCGTAA
- a CDS encoding LysE family translocator, with amino-acid sequence MASLWLFFLALGVVYLLPGPDMILLLQTGARQGRGAALATAMGLAIARGCHVALAALGLAALFKAAPWTFDAVRIAGAAYLLWIGVQCLRTTLLPDLNADTVTDSHAQWYAAIRRGLLTNLLNPKALLFCSVLLPQFIVANGAPVLTQFALLGAMLVGAGLLFDSAYALTGAALGRWLKHSPTAQRVQQWLFGSLLIGFAVRLTFVQQA; translated from the coding sequence ATGGCGAGTCTCTGGCTGTTTTTCCTGGCGTTGGGGGTGGTCTATCTGCTGCCCGGCCCGGACATGATCCTGCTGTTGCAGACCGGCGCCCGCCAGGGACGCGGCGCAGCGCTGGCCACGGCGATGGGCCTGGCGATTGCCCGAGGTTGCCACGTCGCGTTGGCGGCGTTGGGTTTGGCGGCGCTGTTCAAGGCGGCGCCGTGGACGTTCGATGCCGTGCGGATCGCCGGGGCGGCGTACTTGCTGTGGATCGGCGTTCAATGTCTGCGCACCACGCTGTTGCCGGATCTGAACGCCGACACCGTAACGGACAGTCATGCGCAGTGGTACGCAGCCATCCGTCGCGGCCTGCTGACCAATCTGCTCAACCCGAAAGCGTTGCTGTTCTGTTCGGTGCTGCTGCCGCAATTCATCGTGGCGAATGGCGCACCGGTGCTGACGCAGTTTGCGCTGCTCGGCGCGATGTTGGTGGGCGCAGGTCTGCTGTTCGACAGCGCCTACGCCCTGACCGGCGCCGCGCTGGGCCGCTGGCTGAAACACAGCCCGACAGCCCAACGAGTGCAACAGTGGCTGTTCGGCAGCCTGTTGATCGGCTTCGCCGTTCGCCTGACGTTTGTCCAGCAGGCTTAA